The Dasypus novemcinctus isolate mDasNov1 chromosome 2, mDasNov1.1.hap2, whole genome shotgun sequence genome includes a region encoding these proteins:
- the LOC101441055 gene encoding olfactory receptor 2C3, which translates to MKGVANASSPEVFILLGFSARPSLEPVLFVAVSIFYVVSVVGNGIIILVSHMDVHLHTPMYFFLTNLSFLDISFTTSIVPQLLVNLWGPEKTISYTGCVVQFYISHWLGATECVLLAVMSYDRYAAICRPLHYTVIMRPQLCLSLAFTSWLGGLATSMVGSTLTMLLPLCGNNRIDHFFCEMPLIMQLACVDTSLNEVEMYLASFIFVVLPLVLILVSYGHIARAVLKIRSSEGRRKAFNTCSSHLAVVSLFYGSIIFMYLQPAKSNSHEQGKFIALFYTVVTPMLNPLIYTLKNKDVKRALRYNLLKNCCAFARK; encoded by the coding sequence ATGAAGGGAGTAGCCAACGCAAGTTCTCCAGAAGTCTTCATACTCCTGGGCTTCTCTGCACGACCATCACTAGAACCCGTCCTCTTCGTAGCTGTCTCCATATTTTATGTGGTGTCTGTTGTGGGAAATGGCATCATCATTCTGGTCTCCCACATGGACGTGCACCTCCACACTCCTATGTACTTCTTTCTTACTAACCTCTCCTTCCTGGACATTAGCTTCACCACAAGCATTGTGCCCCAACTTCTCGTCAACCTCTGGGGACCAGAGAAAACCATAAGCTATACAGGGTGTGTGGTCCAGTTCTATATCTCCCATTGGCTGGGCGCCACAGAGTGTGTCCTACTGGCCGTcatgtcctatgaccgctatgcCGCTATCTGCAGGCCTCTCCACTACACTGTCATCATGCGCCCACAGCTGTGCCTTAGCCTGGCCTTCACCTCCTGGCTTGGGGGTCTGGCCACCAGCATGGTGGGCTCCACGCTCACCATGCTGCTACCACTGTGTGGGAACAATCGCATCGACCACTTCTTTTGTGAGATGCCCCTCATTATGCAGCTGGCTTGTGTGGACACCAGCCTCAATGAGGTGGAGATGTACCTGGCAAGCTTTATCTTTGTTGTCTTGCCTCTGGTTCTCATCTTAGTATCATATGGCCATATTGCACGGGCTGTGTTGAAGATCAGGTCATCGGAAGGGCGGAGAAAGGCATTCAACACCTGCTCTTCTCACTTGGCAGTCGTATCCCTGTTTTATGGGAGCATCATCTTCATGTACCTCCAGCCAGCCAAGAGCAATTCTCATGAGCAGGGCAAATTTATAGCCCTCTTCTACACTGTAGTCACCCCGATGCTGAATCCATTGATTTACACTCTGAAAAACAAGGATGTGAAGAGAGCACTTAGGtacaatttattaaaaaactGCTGTGCCTTTGCAAGGAAATGA